From the Dunckerocampus dactyliophorus isolate RoL2022-P2 chromosome 12, RoL_Ddac_1.1, whole genome shotgun sequence genome, one window contains:
- the jam3a gene encoding junctional adhesion molecule 3B, with amino-acid sequence MRRCKMAIVRLIACCVLCTSLGRIPSSLAVILRTTDKIVWANEFEPIELTCLIESISTNNPRIEWKKIRNGVPSYVYFQNKIAGDLENRAQLREPANILIFNATRSDTAEYRCEVAAIDDQRDFDEILISLAVRVKPVVPRCSVPEAVTVGTSTELRCLENEGFPAPIYRWFHNNDELPQDPKNTPKFTNATYAINPDTGSLKFRRVRKEDAGEYYCQAKNDAGHAQCPSQWMEVYDVDILDIVLKSLGAVIAFIFVTASIWHCFSRACSSKKGHSENEFSWPAQNDGVDYADADEGHFRHKSSFII; translated from the exons GCCGCATCCCATCATCGCTCGCCGTAATCCTCCGAACCACGGACAAGATTGTGTGGGCAAATGAGTTTGAGC ccaTCGAACTGACCTGCTTAATAGAGTCCATTTCCACCAACAACCCGAGGATTGAGTGGAAAAAGATTCGAAACGGAGTCCCGAGCTATGTGTACTTTCAAAACAAGATAGCAG GCGACTTGGAGAACAGAGCACAGCTCAGAGAACCAGCCAACATTCTGATCTTCAACGCCACTCGGTCAGACACCGCCGAGTACCGCTGCGAGGTGGCCGCCATTGATGATCAGAGGGACTTTGATGAGATTCTCATTAGTCTCGCAGTGCGAG tgAAACCCGTCGTGCCCCGATGCAGTGTGCCCGAGGCCGTCACGGTGGGAACGTCAACAGAGCTCCGATGTCTTGAGAACGAGGGCTTCCCGGCACCCATCTATCGCTGGTTCCACAATAACGACGAATTACCGCAAGACCCCAAAAACACCCCCAAGTTCACCAACGCTACGTACGCCATCAACCCAGACACTGGAAGCCTG AAATTCCGAAGGGTGAGGAAAGAGGACGCAGGGGAGTACTACTGCCAAGCCAAAAACGATGCAGGGCACGCCCAGTGTCCTTCCCAGTGGATGGAAGTCT ATGACGTCGACATCCTTGACATTGTCCTCAAGTCTCTGGGCGCCGTGATCGCATTCATCTTTGTGACCGCCTCCATTTGGCATTGCTTTTCACGTGCCTGCTCCTCCAAAAAAGGCCACAGCGAAAATGA gTTTAGCTGGCCAGCACAGAATGATGGTGTGGACTACGCCGATGCAGATGAG ggacaTTTTCGCCACAAGTCGTCCTTCATCATCTGA